CGACTACGCCGCCACCTTCGCCCTCGTCGACATCGACGGCGACGGCCTCATCTCCGCCCAGGAGCTGGCCTCGCTGATGCGCAACCTGGGCGACCAGACCACCGACGAGCAGGCCGCCGAGGTCGTGCGCGCGATGGACAGCGACGGCGACGAGCGCATCTCCCTGGAGGAGTTCGCCCGCTACATGTCCCGCAACCAGAACTGACCCGGGCTGTCCGCGGCCCGCTATCGGAGGACGGACGAACTCCGGGGGCGCCCGGATCCGGCCCTGCCCGCCGACGGAGGGGTCGGCGGGCAGGTCTTCCACTGAGGGGTGCGGGTCAGCGGGGGTCCGAGGCGAGGTAGACGGTGTCCGGGATGCCCCGGGCGACCACCACCTCGACGACCTCCACCGAGGCGAAGCGGGTGCGCAGCAGCTCCTCGAAGCTGTCCACGGCGTTGGCGCTCCAGAACGAGAGCACGCCGCCGGGGGCCAGCAGACGGGTGAGCTGGGCCAGGCCCGCCTCCTCGTACAGGCGGTTGTTGTTCTCGACCACGGTCCAGTCCGGGCCGTTGTCGGTGTCCAGGCAGATGACGTCGTAGCGGCTGGGTTTCTCGGCGGCGGAGGCCTCCGCCAGCCAGGCGACGATGTCGGCGTTGTGAACGCGGCAACGGGGGTCGCGGTGGACGTAGTCGGCGGCCTCACCGAGCTCGTCGTCGTGCCAGGCGATCACCTGGGGTTCGAGCTCCACCACCTCCACACTGGACACCCTGGGGTCGTCGAGGGCCTCGCGGGCGGAGAAGCCCACCCCCAGTCCGCCGACCAGCACACGGGCGTGCGAGCGGCCCGCGGGAAGTGCGGCCAGGCTCTCACGCACCATCTCGCGTTCGGAGGTCCCGTCCCGGGTGTCCATGAGGAACAGCCCGTTCGAATAGATCTCGTAGTGGGCGCCCACCCGGCGCAACACCAGGTCGCCGCCGGTCTCACCGGTCACCCTGGCCAGGGTGACCGTCTCGCCCTCGGGTTCGGGGTGCACGGGGGCGAGGTCTCGCGTTCGCTGGTTCATGTCCCACATTGTGCCCCG
This DNA window, taken from Nocardiopsis exhalans, encodes the following:
- a CDS encoding spermidine synthase, with the protein product MWDMNQRTRDLAPVHPEPEGETVTLARVTGETGGDLVLRRVGAHYEIYSNGLFLMDTRDGTSEREMVRESLAALPAGRSHARVLVGGLGVGFSAREALDDPRVSSVEVVELEPQVIAWHDDELGEAADYVHRDPRCRVHNADIVAWLAEASAAEKPSRYDVICLDTDNGPDWTVVENNNRLYEEAGLAQLTRLLAPGGVLSFWSANAVDSFEELLRTRFASVEVVEVVVARGIPDTVYLASDPR
- a CDS encoding EF-hand domain-containing protein; this encodes MADTADYAATFALVDIDGDGLISAQELASLMRNLGDQTTDEQAAEVVRAMDSDGDERISLEEFARYMSRNQN